GCAAGCCCAGGGAAGCCACCACTTCTTCGTTTTCTTCGGGCTCCAGAGAGCAGGTGGCGTAAAGCAAGAAGCCGCCGGGCTTCACCAGGGGAACGGTGGCGGCCAGGAGCTCCTTTTGCAGGCTTGCCAGCTCCGAAAGCTGGTAAGGGGTGAGCCGCCAGCGGATTTCCGGGTGGCGGCGCAGGGTGCCGGTTCCCGAGCAGGGGGCGTCCAGCAAAACCGCATCGAAGCTATGCCGTCGCAAGGGCGGCCGCGTGCCGTCGGCGGCTAACAGGTGCGGCGGGCGGGAAAGCAAGCGCGTGGCCCTGGCCAGGAGCCTCACGCGGCTCACCCGCAGATCCAGGGCCACCCGCAGGGCCTGCGGGTGTTCCAGCCCAAGCACAAGGCTCTTGCCCCCCGGTGCGGCGGCCACCTCCAAAAGCTTCTGGCCATGGGGTACCAGCCGGGCCACCGCCACCGCCGTAGGGTCCATGGCGTAGGCCTGTCCCTGGGCGCACGCCTGGGCGGCGGCTTTGGCCCCTGCGGTCACCACCAAAACCCCCGGCACCTGGGGGTGCGGCGCGGTTTGCACTTCGGGGGGAAGCTTGGAAACCCCGGCCAGAAGGCACATGGGCGCCGGCTCTTGGGCGGAGGCCAATGCCTGCCGCAGGAGCTCCGGTGGCAGGCGCTTTTCCCAGCGCTCCAC
This region of Thermoanaerobaculum aquaticum genomic DNA includes:
- a CDS encoding RsmB/NOP family class I SAM-dependent RNA methyltransferase; amino-acid sequence: MSSSVDPRREAVRILARVDAHQAHAARLLTEALPLTRELVLTVLRWQHTLDDLLQRFCKTPLPHLDPLVRASLRMGLAEARLLRTPPPVAVAEAVRVCKGFVPKASGLVNACLRRAVEARWPSPEDESVPLALRTSHPPWLVERWEKRLPPELLRQALASAQEPAPMCLLAGVSKLPPEVQTAPHPQVPGVLVVTAGAKAAAQACAQGQAYAMDPTAVAVARLVPHGQKLLEVAAAPGGKSLVLGLEHPQALRVALDLRVSRVRLLARATRLLSRPPHLLAADGTRPPLRRHSFDAVLLDAPCSGTGTLRRHPEIRWRLTPYQLSELASLQKELLAATVPLVKPGGFLLYATCSLEPEENEEVVASLGLPVSPVSDGLPPQLPRVVLPSGGCLIPPGPWGDGFVVHLVGPVR